A genomic stretch from Candidatus Ishikawaella capsulata Mpkobe includes:
- the metF gene encoding methylenetetrahydrofolate reductase, whose product MVFFHVNQREILNQSISKLNGDVNVSFEFFPPRTNEMKKILWQSILQLSSLKPKFVSVTQGVNPEDCQFTYNVIKDIKNNTKLEVAPHLTCINNTCEELHMIAQKYWSNGIRHIVALRGDSFKNKKNARIYASDLVYLLKKIGDFDISVAAYPEVHPEAKSAQADLINLKRKFDNGANRAITQFFFDIDSYLRFRDRCLAIGIESEIIPGILPILNFKQVQKFASFTNVKIPNWMKIMFQGLDNPEICKMIGASIAIEMVKILSYEGVKNFHFYTMNRYDISYAICHTLGIK is encoded by the coding sequence ATGGTTTTTTTTCACGTTAACCAAAGAGAAATACTCAATCAAAGTATCTCCAAATTAAATGGAGATGTTAATGTTTCTTTTGAATTTTTTCCTCCTCGTACGAACGAAATGAAAAAGATACTTTGGCAGTCCATACTTCAATTAAGTAGTTTAAAACCAAAATTTGTTTCTGTTACTCAAGGTGTTAATCCTGAAGATTGTCAATTTACATATAATGTTATTAAAGATATTAAAAATAACACTAAATTAGAAGTGGCTCCTCACTTAACTTGTATTAATAATACATGTGAAGAATTACACATGATTGCTCAAAAATACTGGTCTAATGGAATTAGACATATTGTAGCATTACGTGGAGATTCATTTAAAAATAAAAAAAATGCAAGAATTTACGCTTCTGATCTTGTCTATTTACTGAAAAAAATAGGTGATTTCGATATTTCTGTAGCCGCCTACCCTGAAGTTCATCCGGAGGCTAAGAGTGCACAAGCTGACTTAATTAATTTAAAACGCAAGTTTGATAATGGTGCTAATAGAGCTATTACACAGTTTTTTTTTGATATAGATAGTTATTTACGTTTTCGTGATCGCTGCCTTGCCATTGGAATTGAATCGGAAATTATACCAGGAATATTACCTATTTTAAATTTTAAGCAAGTTCAAAAATTTGCTTCATTTACTAATGTAAAGATACCTAACTGGATGAAAATTATGTTTCAAGGCTTAGATAATCCGGAAATATGCAAAATGATTGGAGCAAGTATTGCCATAGAGATGGTAAAAATTTTATCTTACGAAGGTGTCAAGAATTTTCATTTCTATACTATGAATCGCTATGATATAAGTTATGCTATTTGTCATACTTTGGGAATAAAATAA
- the metB gene encoding cystathionine gamma-synthase: protein MTYKQETTAVHSGLNNDEQHGCVVPPIYLSTTYNFIDFNTPRIYDYSRRGNPTRDIVQRTLAELEGGIGAVLTNTGMSAIHLITTAFLKPKDLIIAPYDCYGGTYRLFDSLSQRGVYRVKFIDQNNKVGLEKVFLEKPQLLLIESPSNPLLRVVDIPYLCKIARENGTLSVVDNTFLSPVLQNPLTLGADLVIHSCTKYLNGHSDTLGGVVISKDSSIVNDLAWWANNIGVTSGAFDSYLLLRGLRTLTLRMLSAQNNTLLIIEFLKKQPLVKKLYHPSLPSNPGYKFAVCQQHGFGAMLSFELDVDEYDLRKFLKSLRLFTLAESLGGVESLISHAATMTHAGISAQSRAKAGISETLLRISVGIENPQDLITDLDNAFKSITKN from the coding sequence ATGACCTACAAACAGGAAACAACTGCAGTTCATAGTGGTTTGAATAATGATGAGCAACATGGCTGTGTTGTTCCTCCTATTTATCTCTCAACTACTTATAATTTTATAGATTTTAATACACCACGTATTTATGATTATTCACGTCGTGGTAATCCAACTCGTGATATAGTTCAACGAACTTTAGCAGAGTTAGAAGGTGGAATAGGAGCTGTATTAACTAATACAGGAATGTCTGCTATTCATTTAATAACTACAGCATTTCTTAAACCTAAAGATTTAATTATTGCCCCATATGATTGTTATGGTGGAACATATCGTTTGTTTGATAGTTTAAGTCAACGTGGAGTTTACCGTGTAAAATTTATTGATCAAAACAATAAAGTGGGTTTAGAAAAAGTTTTTTTAGAAAAACCTCAGCTACTATTAATTGAAAGTCCTAGTAATCCTTTATTACGGGTAGTAGATATACCATACCTATGCAAAATTGCACGTGAAAATGGCACTCTCAGTGTTGTGGATAATACTTTTCTTAGTCCAGTATTGCAGAATCCATTAACTTTAGGTGCTGATTTAGTAATTCATTCTTGTACTAAATATCTTAATGGTCATTCTGATACTTTAGGTGGTGTAGTAATATCTAAAGATTCATCAATAGTAAATGACTTGGCTTGGTGGGCAAATAATATAGGTGTTACAAGTGGCGCTTTTGATAGCTATTTATTACTTCGCGGGTTACGTACATTAACGTTGCGCATGCTGTCTGCTCAAAATAATACTTTATTGATTATAGAATTTTTAAAAAAACAACCATTAGTTAAAAAATTATATCATCCGTCATTACCAAGTAATCCTGGTTATAAATTCGCCGTATGTCAGCAACATGGATTTGGAGCTATGCTGAGTTTCGAGTTAGATGTTGATGAGTATGATTTAAGAAAATTTTTAAAATCACTTAGACTGTTTACACTTGCTGAATCATTAGGAGGTGTAGAAAGTTTAATATCTCACGCTGCCACAATGACACATGCAGGAATATCAGCGCAATCACGTGCTAAAGCTGGTATTTCAGAAACATTACTCCGGATTTCGGTTGGTATTGAAAATCCTCAGGATTTAATTACAGATTTAGATAATGCATTTAAGTCAATAACTAAAAACTGA
- the rpmE gene encoding 50S ribosomal protein L31 produces MKKTNIHPTYQNVTIACSCGNIINTRSTLKHKIILDVCGKCHPFYTRKQRIVDTGGRVELFNKRFKIQGSKEK; encoded by the coding sequence TTGAAAAAAACAAATATTCATCCTACATATCAAAATGTTACTATAGCATGTTCCTGTGGTAACATAATTAATACACGTTCTACTCTAAAGCACAAAATAATTTTAGACGTCTGTGGTAAATGTCACCCATTTTATACTCGGAAACAACGCATCGTTGATACTGGAGGTCGTGTAGAATTATTTAACAAACGTTTTAAAATACAAGGTTCTAAAGAAAAATAA
- the priA gene encoding replication restart helicase PriA has translation MNFIQVALFVHLPSLFDYILPPHMYTVQGARVKVPFRNKKLIGIVANISKDSKLPYTKLKHVTEVIDNESLFSPTLWHCLQWAATYYHISLSKVLINALPKFLRQGKLIDEEYICKWKITVKGQEIDINYLYKTPKQQHILNILRQKSLTNHEIFKFNLNKNILNILCDKGLCIVEKCLLQTKDWRNSVSLKNTKVVLNSEQKSVFEAVMDKRKDFHVWLLVTMMSIDKTPVYFSIIEQMLLNGKQILFLVPTIEIAQVITFKLRKIFKVPIDLLHSELKDKERMTIWLRAKRGETAIIIGTRLAVFTPLAYPGIILLEEEHDISYKQPYGWHYHARNLAILRAKKENIPIILASATPTIETLYNVKQGKYNQLILGKNLIQSKVSIDDNYHLKHIAQYGGLSPVLIHKLHEHIKNNNQVLLLLNNKSYRPEIICDDCGWIAECPLCSSYYTLYRKLHKLRCHNCNTQSLIPIKCLNCCSINLLTVGMRTEKLEENLYQLFPNIPVLRIDRDTIEQREKLQKYRHNIMKKPCIILSTYRLEKIKYFTNVTLLILLDIDNILFFNDFRASERFAQFYIQMNQYLHFYPMKREIILQSSNPENFFLKNLIKKGYFAFAESLLINRRLFSLPPWTHHVLLKARNPDSKKAEYFLYQLRNLLENISYNDKYFFIMGPVLGNGIWHWQLLLQHPYRNILHAIIAQLILLIEKNPLTTYKVKWIIDIDPIAN, from the coding sequence ATGAATTTTATTCAGGTAGCTTTATTTGTTCATCTACCATCGCTTTTTGATTATATTTTACCTCCTCATATGTATACAGTACAAGGAGCAAGAGTTAAAGTACCATTTCGTAATAAAAAACTTATTGGTATTGTAGCTAATATAAGTAAAGATAGTAAATTACCTTATACTAAATTAAAACATGTTACCGAAGTAATAGATAATGAATCATTGTTTTCACCCACATTGTGGCACTGTTTACAATGGGCAGCTACATATTATCATATTTCACTAAGTAAGGTTTTGATTAATGCCTTACCAAAATTTTTACGTCAAGGCAAATTGATAGATGAAGAATATATATGTAAATGGAAAATTACAGTTAAAGGTCAAGAAATAGATATAAATTATTTATACAAAACACCCAAACAACAACATATATTAAATATTCTACGTCAAAAATCTTTAACTAATCATGAAATATTTAAGTTTAATTTAAATAAAAATATATTAAATATTCTGTGTGACAAAGGACTTTGTATAGTAGAAAAATGTCTTTTGCAAACCAAAGATTGGCGAAATAGTGTATCATTAAAAAACACAAAGGTAGTATTAAACAGTGAACAAAAAAGTGTATTTGAAGCGGTAATGGATAAAAGAAAAGATTTTCATGTTTGGCTGTTAGTAACTATGATGAGTATTGATAAAACACCAGTTTATTTCTCCATTATAGAACAAATGCTATTGAATGGTAAACAAATTTTGTTTTTAGTCCCTACTATAGAAATAGCGCAAGTAATTACTTTTAAATTACGTAAAATATTTAAAGTACCTATTGATTTATTGCATTCTGAGTTGAAAGATAAAGAACGTATGACTATTTGGTTACGCGCTAAACGTGGTGAAACAGCTATAATTATTGGAACCCGTTTAGCAGTTTTTACTCCTTTAGCTTATCCAGGAATAATTCTTCTTGAAGAAGAGCATGATATTTCTTATAAGCAACCATATGGATGGCACTATCATGCTCGTAATTTAGCAATACTTAGAGCAAAAAAAGAAAATATTCCTATTATATTAGCCTCAGCAACACCTACGATAGAAACATTATATAATGTCAAACAAGGAAAATATAATCAGCTTATTTTAGGCAAAAATTTAATTCAATCAAAAGTATCTATAGATGATAACTATCATCTAAAACATATAGCACAATATGGTGGATTATCTCCGGTATTAATTCATAAACTCCATGAACATATTAAAAATAATAATCAGGTTCTATTATTACTTAATAATAAAAGTTATCGTCCTGAAATTATTTGTGATGATTGTGGATGGATAGCAGAATGTCCCTTATGCAGTAGTTATTATACTTTATATCGTAAATTACACAAATTACGTTGTCATAATTGTAATACGCAAAGTTTAATACCTATTAAATGTTTGAATTGTTGTTCAATTAATCTTTTAACTGTTGGTATGCGTACAGAAAAACTGGAAGAAAATCTTTACCAACTTTTCCCTAATATTCCTGTTTTGCGCATTGATAGAGATACAATTGAGCAAAGAGAAAAATTACAAAAATATAGGCACAATATTATGAAAAAACCCTGTATTATATTAAGTACTTACCGATTAGAAAAAATAAAATATTTTACTAATGTAACATTATTGATATTATTAGATATAGATAATATTTTATTTTTTAATGATTTTCGAGCTTCTGAACGTTTTGCTCAATTCTATATACAAATGAATCAATACTTACATTTTTATCCAATGAAAAGAGAAATTATATTGCAAAGCTCTAATCCAGAAAATTTTTTTTTAAAAAATTTAATAAAAAAGGGTTATTTTGCTTTTGCGGAAAGTTTATTAATAAACCGTAGGTTATTTTCTTTACCTCCTTGGACTCATCATGTACTCTTAAAAGCAAGAAATCCTGATAGTAAAAAAGCAGAATATTTTTTATATCAGTTACGTAATTTATTAGAAAATATTTCATATAATGATAAATATTTTTTCATTATGGGTCCTGTGCTAGGCAATGGAATTTGGCATTGGCAACTTTTACTTCAACATCCTTACCGTAATATTTTACATGCAATAATAGCTCAGCTGATATTATTAATAGAAAAAAATCCTCTTACTACATATAAGGTGAAATGGATAATAGATATAGATCCTATTGCAAATTAA
- the hslV gene encoding ATP-dependent protease subunit HslV, translating to MTTILSVRRNTEVVIGGDGQATMGHTIIKGNVKKVRRLYEDKVIAGFAGGTADAFTLFNLFERKLEMYQGHLVKAAVELAKDWRTDRILRRLEAMLAVANECASLIISGNGDVMQPENDLIAIGSGGPFAQAAARGLLENTKLNAREIVQKSLDITSDICIYTNHNINIEALSY from the coding sequence GTGACAACAATATTAAGTGTACGACGTAACACAGAGGTAGTTATTGGTGGTGATGGCCAAGCTACTATGGGTCATACTATAATTAAAGGCAATGTAAAAAAAGTGCGTCGTCTTTATGAAGATAAAGTGATAGCAGGATTTGCTGGTGGTACGGCAGATGCATTTACATTATTCAATCTATTTGAACGTAAGTTAGAGATGTATCAAGGTCATTTAGTTAAAGCAGCTGTAGAACTAGCAAAAGATTGGCGCACCGACCGTATACTACGTCGTTTAGAAGCTATGCTTGCAGTGGCTAATGAATGCGCTTCATTAATTATCAGTGGTAATGGAGATGTAATGCAACCAGAAAATGACTTAATAGCAATAGGTTCAGGAGGTCCTTTTGCTCAAGCTGCTGCACGTGGATTATTAGAAAATACTAAGCTAAACGCACGTGAAATAGTGCAAAAATCTTTAGATATCACAAGTGATATCTGCATTTACACCAATCATAACATTAATATCGAAGCATTATCTTACTAA